A DNA window from Malus domestica chromosome 12, GDT2T_hap1 contains the following coding sequences:
- the LOC114819918 gene encoding uncharacterized protein yields MASPTFHPVVDDNDLEDAALWAVIDSAAASHSSSKSKPQPRRPLAIKYPNYPRCSPVSNPYPPPKLFKTAARLDSSVDSDSKSTASEGEVVEEPWAFHPPRKIARSSFSEVNDTSPLVVVRNVQRTTPTTPTTPFYSSPETHLSPGIGNFASPVNYAQRGERDNSSVAVHSMSGRFPSVSLFKEYQNAAMAILEKTDYTMISGHPFIKKSGWRKISFYFNLSFEIKDKTIEFDENRNVLRAEFVVRAHMQGGRFSDGWGACDRREKRFNKPNHDIPSTAETRAKSKASQDLLGIGEYRPGASQFNH; encoded by the exons ATGGCCTCCCCGACCTTCCATCCCGTCGTGGACGACAATGACCTAGAAGACGCCGCTCTGTGGGCCGTCATTGACTCCGCCGCCGCCTCCCACTCCTCCTCCAAATCCAAACCCCAACCCCGCAGGCCCCTCGCTATCAAATACCCAAACTACCCTCGCTGCTCCCCAGTCTCAAACCCTTATCCTCCGCCCAAGCTGTTCAAGACCGCCGCAAGGCTCGACTCCTCCGTCGACTCCGACTCCAAGTCAACCGCATCAGAGGGCGAGGTCGTCGAGGAACCCTGGGCGTTTCACCCCCCGAGGAAGATCGCGAGGTCCTCTTTTTCCGAAGTCAACGACACGAGTCCTCTGGTCGTAGTTCGAAATGTGCAGCGCACGACGCCTACCACTCCTACGACTCCGTTTTATTCGTCGCCGGAAACGCACTTGTCGCCGGGGATCGGGAATTTTGCGAGCCCTGTGAACTATGCGCAGAGAGGGGAGAGGGATAACAGCTCTGTAGCTGTTCATAGCATGTCCGGGAGGTTCCCTTCGGTCTCTCTGTTTAAGGAGTATCAGAATGCAGCTATGGCG ATTTTGGAGAAAACAGATTACACCATGATTTCTGGGCATCCTTTCATTAAAAAGTCAG GTTGGAGGAAGATATCATTTTACTTCAATCTCTCTTTTGAGATCAAAGACAAGACCATTGAATTTGATGAGAATCGAAATGTTCTCCGGGCCGAATTTGTAGTTCGGGCACACATGCA GGGCGGTAGGTTCTCAGATGGATGGGGTGCATGCGATCGGCGTGAGAAGAGATTCAATAAACCAAATCATGACATTCCGAGCACAGCGGAGACCAGGGCTAAAAGCAAAGCATCCCAG GATCTGCTAGGAATCGGAGAGTACCGACCAGGTGCAAGTCAGTTCAACCATTAA